One region of Corynebacterium capitovis DSM 44611 genomic DNA includes:
- a CDS encoding GtrA family protein: protein MPKLPASVLKQLIPFVMIGVGCAVLDFGVTYTLTQTGVLSRDMSKVFGWIVGTAVAYVLNSRFAFRSEVNAKKAGAVFLLYACTLIVQVLLYRLTNAPLIALGLHGLWKDLTSFVIAQGVATITNFVLQRRVIFREETKIIQQSDPA from the coding sequence GTGCCCAAGCTACCTGCCAGCGTCCTAAAGCAGCTCATTCCTTTCGTCATGATCGGCGTGGGTTGCGCGGTGCTCGACTTCGGCGTTACCTACACGCTCACGCAGACCGGGGTGTTATCCCGAGACATGTCCAAGGTGTTCGGCTGGATCGTCGGCACTGCCGTGGCATACGTGCTCAACTCCCGCTTCGCGTTCCGCTCAGAGGTCAACGCGAAAAAGGCAGGGGCGGTCTTTCTCCTCTACGCCTGCACCCTTATTGTGCAGGTTCTCCTCTACCGCTTGACCAATGCGCCACTCATCGCGCTCGGCCTGCACGGCCTATGGAAGGACCTCACTTCCTTCGTCATCGCGCAAGGCGTGGCGACGATCACGAACTTCGTCCTCCAGCGCCGCGTGATCTTCCGGGAGGAAACGAAGATTATCCAGCAGTCCGATCCAGCTTAG
- the glfT1 gene encoding galactofuranosyltransferase GlfT1 — MPLDPRGRTAAVIVTHNRAKLLRNSLNQVAHQSHPVEWVIVVDNGAQDEVRDLVEGLGNGVYLPSRTNLGGAGGFAYGFLHALALGADAIWCADDDGRPADEGVLAELYRVAETHGLDEVSPVVANLDDPSKLAFPMRQGLRWKRETSELEGNFLPSYASLFNGALISAQAMEIIGVPDYRLFIRGDEVEYHRRLSRSGLKYGTALTAFYLHPDGSGEFHPIMGGRAHAQWPDNDTKRYFTYRNRGYIINQQGMRAMKLQEVVRFGWFFLLDRKSPREFFNWLKLLRMGAREDFRRP, encoded by the coding sequence TAACTCCCTGAACCAGGTCGCCCACCAATCCCACCCGGTTGAATGGGTCATCGTGGTGGACAACGGGGCGCAAGACGAGGTGCGCGACCTGGTCGAGGGCTTAGGCAACGGCGTCTACCTGCCCTCGCGCACAAATCTCGGCGGCGCCGGCGGGTTCGCCTACGGTTTTCTTCACGCGCTCGCGCTTGGTGCCGACGCGATCTGGTGCGCCGATGACGACGGCCGCCCCGCCGACGAGGGTGTGCTGGCAGAGCTGTACCGCGTTGCGGAAACACACGGTTTAGACGAGGTCAGCCCGGTCGTAGCCAACCTCGACGACCCGTCCAAGCTGGCGTTTCCCATGCGGCAAGGCCTGAGGTGGAAGCGCGAGACGAGCGAGCTCGAGGGTAACTTCCTGCCTTCCTACGCCTCTTTGTTCAACGGCGCGCTCATCTCGGCACAAGCGATGGAGATCATCGGCGTGCCGGACTACCGGCTGTTCATCCGTGGTGACGAGGTGGAGTATCACCGCCGGCTCTCCCGCTCCGGCCTGAAGTACGGCACCGCGCTCACCGCGTTCTACCTCCACCCCGACGGATCCGGCGAGTTCCACCCCATCATGGGCGGGCGAGCCCACGCCCAATGGCCGGACAATGACACGAAGCGCTACTTCACGTACCGCAACCGTGGCTACATCATCAACCAGCAGGGTATGCGCGCGATGAAGCTGCAGGAAGTGGTGCGCTTTGGGTGGTTCTTCCTCCTTGACCGAAAGAGCCCGCGCGAGTTCTTTAACTGGCTGAAACTGCTGCGCATGGGGGCACGCGAGGACTTCCGCAGACCCTAA